The Kluyveromyces lactis strain NRRL Y-1140 chromosome D complete sequence genome has a window encoding:
- the DAL5 gene encoding allantoate permease (similar to uniprot|P15365 Saccharomyces cerevisiae YJR152W DAL5 Allantoin permease ureidosuccinate permease expression is constitutive but sensitive to nitrogen catabolite repression), translated as MTNTEKQTGLLNDSSDHSSVHSRDEKIQAVVSITANEIADRDALITTILSPDGKEVKITGDVDDAMKLALKSQNVVLTPEKDAKLLRKIDLMLFPIMCIIYSVQFMDKITTSNAAIMGLQTDLKMHGEQYSYVGSAFYFGYLGGLFILPFLMQKTKKFMKMLTSIIVIWGMVLALHAAPSVNYPSFIFLRCLLGFLESAITPAFTIITSQYWKKEEQFSRITCWFGFNGLGSIWGGAIAYGLYIHKDSYPLAAWKLVFIITGCITIVVGFIMMIHLPDSPDKAWFFSEEEKLLLVERIRENQQGFGNHHIKKYQIVEAFKDVRTWLYFLFSVSSNIPNGGITNFSSILLKEDFQFSTDKSLLVNMGSGAVELVGCPLFGMLSFWCLKRKYKVVGSRLAWAFFATAICFMGVCMLAFAKHDKSARLAGLMLFGISPVSFICVLSCISSNTLGFTKKWTVSSINLLAYASANIAGPHTFIATQAPSYTGAKISLVVNYAAAMVIIVLIYIVNARENKRRDKIEAERTHEQVVENIEFADLTDFENLKFRYAI; from the coding sequence ATGACAAACACAGAGAAGCAAACGGGGCTCTTGAATGACTCCTCAGACCATTCGTCTGTTCATTCTAGAGACGAGAAGATTCAAGCAGTGGTTTCGATCACGGCGAACGAGATCGCAGATCGCGATGCCTTGATTACTACCATCTTGTCTCCGGATGGCAAAGAAGTGAAAATCACCGGTGATGTCGATGATGCTATGAAGTTGGCATTGAAGTCTCAGAATGTCGTTTTGACTCCAGAAAAGGATGCTAAGTTATTGAGGAAGATCGATTTGATGCTTTTCCCTATCATGTGTATTATTTATTCTGTGCAATTCATGGACAAAATTACCACATCGAATGCTGCTATCATGGGTCTTCAAactgatttgaaaatgcACGGTGAGCAATACTCTTACGTTGGATCTGCATTTTATTTCGGTTACCTTGGTGGATTATTCATTTTGCCATTCCTAATGCAAAAGACCAAAAAATTCATGAAGATGTTAACCAGCATCATCGTTATCTGGGGTATGGTCCTTGCTCTACACGCTGCTCCCTCTGTTAATTACCCATCGTTCATCTTCTTGAGATGTTTATTGGGTTTTCTTGAATCCGCCATCACTCCTGCATTCACCATTATCACATCACAatattggaagaaagaagaacagtTCTCTAGAATTACCTGCTGGTTCGGGTTCAACGGTCTTGGTAGTATCTGGGGTGGTGCAATTGCATATGGACTCTACATTCATAAAGATTCTTACCCGCTTGCCGCTTGGAAATTGGTGTTCATTATCACTGGTTGTATCACAATCGTCGTCGGATTTATTATGATGATCCACTTGCCCGATTCGCCAGATAAAGCTTGGTTCTTCAGCGAAGAGGAGAAGTTGTTACTTGTGGAGAGGATTAGAGAGAATCAACAGGGTTTCGGTAACCACCATAttaagaaatatcaaattgtCGAAGCATTCAAGGATGTTAGAACTTGGTTGTACTTCCTTTTCTCCGTATCATCCAATATTCCAAATGGTGGTATCACTAATTTCTCCTCGATCTTACTAAAAGAAGACTTCCAATTTAGTACCGATAAGAGTTTATTAGTCAACATGGGTTCCGGTGCGGTTGAATTGGTTGGTTGTCCATTATTTGGGATGTTATCCTTTTGGTGTTTGAAGCGTAAATATAAGGTCGTTGGGTCAAGATTGGCCTGGGCATTCTTTGCTACCGCTATATGTTTCATGGGTGTTTGTATGCTTGCCTTTGCTAAGCATGATAAGAGTGCAAGGTTAGCCGGTCTAATGTTATTTGGTATCTCTCCAGTCTCCTTCATTTGTGTCTTGTCCTGCATCTCTTCCAATACCTTAGGTTTCACGAAAAAATGGACAGTTTCCTCTATCAATTTGTTGGCTTATGCAAGTGCCAACATTGCAGGTCCACATACATTCATTGCTACTCAGGCTCCTAGCTATACTGGGGCAAAGATTTCATTAGTGGTCAACTATGCAGCAGCGATGGTCATTATCGTTCTTATTTACATCGTCAATGCCAGAGAAAACAAGAGAAGAGACAAGATTGAAGCAGAAAGAACTCATGAACAAGTGGTGGAGAACATTGAGTTCGCTGATCTAACAGATTTcgagaatttgaaattcaGGTACGCAATCTAA
- the CNB1 gene encoding calcineurin regulatory subunit B (highly similar to uniprot|P25296 Saccharomyces cerevisiae YKL190W CNB1 Type 2B protein phosphatase regulatory B subunit of calcineurin): protein MGAAPSRIVDNLLDDTNFDRAEIERLKKRFMKLDKDSSGSIDKTEFMSIPGVSANPLAKRIIEVFDEDNSGDVDFQEFITSLSIFSGRGETDAKLRFAFRIYDIDKDGYISNGELFIVLKIMVGTNLEDEQLQQIVDRTIMENDVDGDGKLSFEEFKKAAETTEVIQSLTLQHNI, encoded by the coding sequence atggGAGCAGCACCATCTAGGATAGTGGATAATTTGTTGGATGATACCAACTTCGATCGTGCGGAGattgaaagattgaagaaACGGTTTATGAAACTTGACAAAGATAGCTCAGGTTCCATCGACAAGACCGAATTCATGTCTATACCTGGAGTATCAGCGAACCCACTTGCGAAGAGAATAATAGAAgttttcgatgaagatAATAGCGGAGATGTtgattttcaagaattcatAACGAGTTTATCCATCTTCAGTGGAAGAGGGGAGACGGATGCAAAACTACGTTTTGCATTCAGGATCTATGACATTGATAAAGACGGTTACATATCCAATGGTGAGTTATTTATCgttttgaaaataatgGTAGGCACAAACTTAGAGGATGAGCAACTACAGCAAATTGTGGATAGAACCATAATGGAAAATGATGTTGATGGAGATGGAAAATTATCATTCGAAGAGTTTAAGAAGGCGGCCGAAACAACAGAAGTAATCCAGTCATTGACGCTACAGCACAACATATGA
- a CDS encoding uncharacterized protein (some similarities with uniprot|P32338 Saccharomyces cerevisiae YGR044C RME1 mediates cell type control of sporulation negatively regulates IME1 and sporulation zinc finger protein negative regulator of meiosis directly repressed by a1-a2 regulator) translates to MYLLKVYKPCINLLLWPIIGIFSCTCFPAIDWKGKLCCWMKSPSSTDIMKRKEGQRAGSTKKDVGLSPVSVRCKNETFLPEVYSLPFFVVISNHCFRRGFTFQSRYSSYEVQFNKRYTSTASGESLQTRPGWCIPSGIHFDTKKKGHYRSSLHGNIVFLQFSEFLKHFDEHKMHIPHNCPQKTRPWNEFILQKKKLLNRHYRTQSEKYEEMPPSHIGCDKHCNRVDILNRHIKNVRRNERLRLTNKYNIGKNK, encoded by the coding sequence ATGTATCTGTtaaaagtatataaacCGTGCATAAACCTTCTTTTATGGCCGATTATAGGGATTTTTTCCTGCACTTGCTTTCCTGCAATTGACTGGAAAGGGAAATTGTGCTGTTGGATGAAGAGTCCTTCCAGCACAGATATTATGAAACGAAAAGAAGGGCAGAGAGCAGgttcaacaaaaaaagatgtAGGGCTTTCTCCTGTATCGGTACGATGTAAAAATGAAACTTTTTTACCAGAAGTTTATAGTTTGCCCTTCTTCGTAGTTATATCAAACCACTGTTTCAGAAGAGGATTTACGTTTCAATCAAGGTATTCCTCGTATGAAGttcaattcaataaaaGATACACAAGTACTGCATCAGGGGAAAGTTTACAAACAAGACCAGGATGGTGTATACCATCTGGCATCCACTTCGATACCAAGAAGAAGGGACACTACCGCAGTTCGTTGCATGGTAATATAGTCTTCCTTCAGTTCtctgaatttttgaaacaTTTCGACGAGCACAAAATGCATATACCACATAACTGTCCTCAGAAAACGCGGCCCTGGAATGAATTTAtacttcaaaagaagaagttattGAATAGGCATTACCGAACCCAATCAGagaaatatgaagaaaTGCCTCCCTCACACATTGGATGCGACAAGCATTGTAATAGAGTAGACATATTAAATCGTCACATAAAAAATGTACGCAGGAATGAAAGGCTGAGGCTAACTAATAAATATAATATAGGcaaaaataaatga
- the CDC73 gene encoding Cdc73p (similar to uniprot|Q06697 Saccharomyces cerevisiae YLR418C CDC73 Substituent of the Paf1 complex together with RNA polymerase II Paf1p Hpr1p Ctr9 Leo1 Rtf1 and Ccr4p distinct from Srb-containing Pol II complexes required for the expression of certain genes and modification of some histones): MKLGELREYLGKDKSNHDLKLISGDGELIDDIVLAKSVVVNGENKDLDELTEFSLEGKPVPLRVVIHCWLHRNSSAADYLADCRAKNFTNVSFLHRNDLIQWLSGESETSQYVSTSEEKSELPDKSALQSKESNAGKAASAQVKGEVFPYERAILDHNSSLRGSKPTNFQYLIKEAELKLVHSFKSATKSKSGTSGISKPDHSKAKPSSQKDPIILIPSAASSIFTIANIRQFLEESKYVNPKDLPISHKDLVTAVKKFDRISRPIRFLIVNNTKLFTQPEYWDRVVAIFTTGHEWQFTNYQWSNPAELFQHCKGFYFHFSGDLVPRNAEQWNVQKLELDKNKRFKDIEVSRFFWTIIERELLARGYH; encoded by the coding sequence atgAAGTTAGGAGAGCTTCGAGAGTATTTGGGCAAAGATAAGAGCAATCATGATTTGAAGTTAATCAGTGGTGATGGGGAGCTGATTGATGATATTGTTTTAGCGAAATCGGTGGTCGTCAATGGTGAAAATAAAGATTTGGATGAGCTCACGGAATTTTCTCTAGAAGGGAAACCAGTACCGTTAAGGGTGGTGATTCATTGTTGGTTGCACCGTAACTCTAGTGCAGCAGATTATTTAGCAGATTGCCGGGCCAAGAATTTTACCaatgtttctttcttgcATAGAAATGATTTGATTCAGTGGTTATCTGGAGAATCTGAAACCTCACAATACGTCAGTACTAGTGAAGAGAAATCTGAACTACCTGACAAATCTGCTTTGCaatcaaaagaatcaaatgCCGGGAAAGCTGCTTCTGCTCAGGTGAAAGGCGAAGTTTTTCCATACGAACGTGCTATATTGGATCATAATTCATCTCTCAGAGGGTCAAAGCCAACCAATTTCCAGTATCTAATAAAGGAAGCTGAGTTAAAACTTGTACATTCGTTCAAATCTGCAACCAAATCTAAGAGTGGTACCAGTGGTATCTCTAAACCAGACCATAGCAAGGCGAAACCATCCTCACAGAAAGATCCTATTATTTTGATTCCATCAGCAGCATCCTCCATATTCACTATTGCCAACATTAGACAGTTCTTGGAAGAGTCTAAATATGTTAATCCAAAGGATTTACCAATATCACATAAGGACTTGGTCACCGCCGTGAAGAAATTTGATCGCATATCAAGACCAATTAGATTCCTAATTGTAAACAATACAAAACTATTCACACAACCTGAATATTGGGACCGAGTTGTGGCTATATTCACCACCGGTCACGAATGGCAATTCACAAACTACCAATGGTCAAACCCTGCGGAGTTGTTCCAACATTGTAAAGGGTTTTACTTCCATTTCTCTGGAGATCTGGTACCAAGAAACGCAGAACAATGGAATGTACAGAAACTGGAACTTGACAAGAATAAGCGTTTCAAGGATATAGAGGTCTCTCGTTTCTTCTGGACTATAATAGAGAGGGAACTATTAGCTAGAGGCTATCATTGA